In the genome of Salvelinus sp. IW2-2015 unplaced genomic scaffold, ASM291031v2 Un_scaffold7557, whole genome shotgun sequence, one region contains:
- the LOC112079302 gene encoding phytanoyl-CoA hydroxylase-interacting protein-like, translating into MTVRGHWFLSPRTEYTVAVQTASKQSDGDYAVSEWSEIIDFTTADYSTVHLTQLLEKAKVIAGRMLRFSVFYRNQNKEYFDQAREVHGNHMLPAVKDNSGSHGSPISGKLKGLYFSCNTEFNTGKPPQDSPYGRTRFEIQAETLFNPKTNLYFGDFYCMYTAYHYVILVLAPQGSPGDDFCKARLQALDVTNNHFLTCTVDEEAGDGALVFRHAQDVILEVIYTEPVDLALGTVAEISGHQLMSLSTVNAKKDPSCKTCNISVGR; encoded by the exons ATGACGGTGAGGGGTCACTGGTTCCTCAGCCCGCGTACGGAGTACACCGTGGCCGTGCAGACTGCCTCCAAACAGAGTGACGGAGACTACGCCGTGTCAGAGTGGAGCGAGATCATCGACTTCACCACCGCCG ATTATTCCACGGTACATCTAACCCAGCTGCTGGAGAAGGCTAAGGTCATCGCAGGCAGGATGCTGCGCTTCTCTGTGTTCTACAGGAATCAAAACAAAGAGTACTTTGACCAGGCCAG GGAGGTGCATGGGAACCACATGCTGCCAGCTGTGAAGGACAACAGTGGAAGTCATGGCTCACCTATCAGCGGGAAGCTGAAGGGCCTCTACTTCAGCTGCAACACAGAGTTCAacacaggcaagcccccccaggACTCCCCCTACGGCCGCACACGCTTTGAGATCCAGGCTGAGACCCTGTTCAACCCCAAAACTAACCTCTACTTCGGGGACTTCTACTGCATGTACACGGCCTACCACTACGTCATCCTAGTGCTGGCCCCACAGGGCTCGCCCGGCGATGACTTCTGTAAGGCAAGGCTGCAAGCGCTCGACGTCACCAACAACCACTTCCTGACTTGCACGGTGGACGAGGAGGCGGGCGACGGGGCGCTGGTTTTCCGGCACGCCCAGGATGTGATCCTGGAGGTGATCTACACAGAGCCCGTGGACCTGGCGCTGGGCACGGTGGCAGAGATCAGCGGGCACCAGCTCATGAGCCTGTCTACCGTCAACGCCAAGAAGGACCCCAGCTGCAAGACCTGCAACATCAGCGTGGGACGCTAG